A stretch of Plasmodium vinckei vinckei genome assembly, chromosome: PVVCY_05 DNA encodes these proteins:
- a CDS encoding fam-a protein, with protein MRAISLSLISPMIFSIILAQKCLSFEFAPNYFPFCRKKTKESYKTADEPLENTIYDPDFPDLQFIDEYTPKVIDICKVNQPRLGELFISETVGTTDDNAPEFLRREYDPRMVGYYYRPYEEEFENRNFYRFVPFMDSHKYNKYNKTIKLKQDYLCPPPPKTLENHELPKKEELPVEQKLPKTEELSEEEILSTIYGENEEICEQNKHLLCTDPEETINAINLMTEAITHLEKHVADKDGYELCKIYDFYGMALYKKKHEGYTIHKIRLNYYNLNKYNETINELWYPARGNSFKTGSTKKKIVRVHTPNLVMIQQRYKTWPFGRQRYFYALAAKVEVSKNRTAIVMTSPNINDHNPYSKEYKNTIIENANLFKADIDSEKDIRKGKLKKTFINIAGYIIEKKTGYVDVTYIESIDGNAPGSIERIIRNIIYFFAPNE; from the exons ATGAGGGCAATATCATTAAGCCTAATTTCCCCAATGATATTTAGTATAATTTTAGCACAAAAGTGTTTGAGTTTCGAGTTTGCCCCAAATTAC ttCCCATTctgtagaaaaaaaacaaaggaAAGCTATAAGACTGCAGATGAGCCACTTGAAAATACGATTTATGACCCTGATTTTCCAGATCTCCAATTTATAGATGAATACACTCCAAAGGTAATAGACATTTGTAAAGTAAATCAACCTAGATTAGGTGAGCTCTTTATCTCAGAAACCGTTGGTACTACCGATGATAATGCTCCCGAATTTTTAAGAAGAGAATATGACCCCAGGATGGTAGGATACTATTATAGACCATATGAAGAAGAGTTTGAAAATAGAAATTTTTATCGTTTTGTACCTTTTATGGACAGTcataaatacaataaatacaataaaacTATTAAACTTAAACAAGATTACTTATGCCCTCCACCACCTAAGACACTTGAAAATCACGAATTACCTAAAAAGGAAGAATTACCAGTAGAACAAAAATTACCTAAAACAGAAGAATTATCAGAAGAAGAAATATTAAGTACAATATATGgagaaaatgaagaaatatGTGAACAGAACAAGCACCTATTATGTACCGATCCAGAAGAAACTATAAATGCAATCAATCTTATGACCGAAGCCATAACACATTTAGAAAAGCATGTTGCAGATAAAGATGGTTATgaattatgtaaaatatatgatttttaCGGTATGgctttatataaaaaaaagcatGAAGGTTATACAATTCACAAAATTAGATTAaactattataatttaaataag TATAATGAGACAATAAACGAGTTGTGGTATCCCGCCCGTGGCAATTCTTTCAAGACAGGCTCTACTAAAA aaaaaattgttCGTGTGCACACCCCAAATTTAGTAATGATACAACAACGTTACAAAACTTGGCCTTTTGGTCGTCAGagatatttttatgctttAGCTGCAAAGGTTGAG gTATCAAAAAACAGAACTGCAATTGTCATGACTTCaccaaatataaatgatcaTAACCCTTACagtaaagaatataaaaacacaATAATAGAAAATGCTAATTTATTCAAAGCTGATATTGATTCTGAAAAAGATATTAGAAAAgggaaattaaaaaaaacatttattaaCATAGCTGGATACAtcattgaaaaaaaaacaggaTATGTTGATGTCACCTATATCGAATCT aTTGATGGGAATGCTCCCGGTTCCATAGAACGCATTAttagaaatattatatatttttttgccCCTAAtgaataa